The DNA region GAACGCACGACCGACCATCGGCTCGGCTCGAACCGGTGCGACCGCAGTACGCCGCGCAGAATCGTCACACCGCCGAGAGTCTCCGATGCGCTTATGTGTGTTCGAGAGTTGCACGTGCCATGGACGCAAAACCGAGCGACGACCTGTCGTCGGACCCCCTGACGGAAGGGAATCGCTCGTCCCCCTCGACGCGAGGGTCGGTGAAACCGCGACACGACGGGGGGAGCGACGAGGAAGGACCGATTCTCGTACCGATACGGAACGACGAATCGACGACGCAGGCGTTCACGTACGCGGTCGCACTCGCGGACGCGACGGGACGGGAACTCGTGTTTCTCGACCCCGTCCCCGTCACTACCCAACCGCTCGACGACTCGGAGCGGAAGTCGTGTCTGGCGGAGGAACGCGCCGCGCGGGCGCGGAGCGTCTCCGACGGGGCGGTCTCAGCGACCGGAATCGTCAGGACGGGGAACACCGTCGCCTCCGCAGTCGAACGCGCGGTGACGAGCGTGGGAGCGAGAACCGTCGTCGTGGAGGAATCGCCGGCCGACGGGGTGTTGTCCGGGCTTCGACCCTCGACTGGCGAGCGAATCGCGGCCGGCGTGGACGTGGACGTGGTGCGGCCGAACGGTCGGGGGACCCTCGACGACGTTCGATCGATTCTCGTCCCCGTCGCCGGCGGCCCCCACTCCGGCCTCGCGGTGGACGCCGCGAGAGCGTTGGCCGCCGCGACCGGCGCGTGGATAGACCTACTGTACGTCACCGCGGCCGACGCGGCGGAGGCGGACCGCGACGCCGGGCAGGCCGTCCTCTCGGAGGCGAGTTCGAGGCTCTCCTCGTTCGACCGGGTGGATACGTGGTCGCTGGAGGCGGAACCGAAGGCGGACGTGGCCGACGTTCTCGTCCAACAGGCGGGGTACTACGACGCCGTGGTCATGGGCGCGCCGACGAAGGGACGGCTACGTCGGTTCGTCTCCGGGTCAACCACCGAATCCGTCGCCGAGAGCGCAGAGGTTCCGGTGGTCGTCGTCTCCGACAGTACCGGTCGCTCGTGGGACGAGCGAACCGTCGCTTCGGACGCCGAAGACGACTGACGCGACGACCCGTCCGTCGGCACACCACCGTGTCCGCTGAACTCCGGGAGTCGGCGGGAGACGAAGAGCGGAGACGCCCCGTCGGCGGAGCCCGGAGTAACGTCAGATATCGAATAAATGAAATAGAGATATAGGGATTGGACGGGGGAGGAACACGATTCCGCTTCCTTCGAATGTCTACTCGTCCGGACAGAACAACGAAGGGGACGTGTCGCCCCGTCGGGAAAAATGCCTATTCGTCTGGGACGCGCGTTACCACGTGTGTACGCGCCATGACCGAGGACGACCGAACGCCGGACGACTCCGGACGCACGGACGGGTCGGGTCTCCCGGTCGCTCCCGACGGGGAGACGCCGACGTGGCGGGAACGCAAGGAGCGCAGCGACGGCCTCTCGCGACTT from Halopelagius longus includes:
- a CDS encoding universal stress protein, giving the protein MDAKPSDDLSSDPLTEGNRSSPSTRGSVKPRHDGGSDEEGPILVPIRNDESTTQAFTYAVALADATGRELVFLDPVPVTTQPLDDSERKSCLAEERAARARSVSDGAVSATGIVRTGNTVASAVERAVTSVGARTVVVEESPADGVLSGLRPSTGERIAAGVDVDVVRPNGRGTLDDVRSILVPVAGGPHSGLAVDAARALAAATGAWIDLLYVTAADAAEADRDAGQAVLSEASSRLSSFDRVDTWSLEAEPKADVADVLVQQAGYYDAVVMGAPTKGRLRRFVSGSTTESVAESAEVPVVVVSDSTGRSWDERTVASDAEDD